The Drosophila bipectinata strain 14024-0381.07 chromosome 2L, DbipHiC1v2, whole genome shotgun sequence genome has a segment encoding these proteins:
- the LOC138925871 gene encoding uncharacterized protein gives MEVGDFHQVRTVYAKSAPTSSAVFDDRLDRIEQQISALFKNRSRKNSLQTDRNSVIDALSLGLRRNFVWTFVIADVNCAIIGFDFLQHFDSIVDMKRRKLIDRATLLESKCHAPQRKINAILSYDTSNQYATLLHEYRDLATISNVRKSKWRVVTVRRLPSTEQRNRAGSISIPYILDVTSILYAIITPFGLFEFLFMTFGLRNAAQTFQRHINDVIQGLDFVFAYIDDILIASESEAQHETHLRTIFDRIRKAHLTVNFEKCHAVKHNSQSWVSFCKSLERKTTWLIFCHASIPLTSTRWHWNRKTMRSNKQLYCHVTNNNTRPSVPRCLRQIVAEALHSLSHPGVKATNKLVGKHYVWPLKAKDVAKIVRSCIPCQKAKIQRHTKSPLGEYTASDARFEHINIDIVGPLPSSNGYRYCLTCIDRFSRWPAAIPLVDITAQSLANALISGWFAQYVFVRVDRMKTPLAANYEGPFEVVKKHDKYITLKGHTKDNKVSIDRLKPAYIFKDETPPTQEQTTAPTAQTPEKVSRSGR, from the exons ATGGAAGTCGGTGATTTTCATCAGGTACGCACAGTTTACGCCAAGTCGGCGCCAACCAGCAGCGCCGTTTTCGACGATCGTCTAGACCGCATCGAGCAACAAATTAGCGCGCTGTTCAAAAACCGTTCTCGCAAGAACAGCTTGCAAACGGATCGCAACAGCGTCATAGATG CATTGTCCCTGGGATTGCGACGAAACTTCGTGTGGACCTTCGTGATAGCTGACGTCAACTGCGCAATCATCGGATTCGACTTTCTTCAACATTTCGACTCAATCGTCGATATGAAACGACGCAAACTCATCGATCGGGCTACGCTGCTGGAATCAAAATGTCACGCGCCTCAACGTAAAATCAACGCGATTTTATCCTACGACACGAGTAACCAATACGCCACATTGCTTCACGAATATCGCGATCTCGCAACGATTAGCAACGTCCGAA AAAGCAAATGGAGAGTGGTGACCGTGCGGCGACTACCGAGCACTGAACAACGTAATAGGGCCGGATCGATATCCATTCCGTACATACTGGATGTAACGAGCATCTTATACG CAATTATCACGCCTTTTGGGCTGTTCGAATTTTTGTTCATGACGTTTGGTCTGCGCAACGCAGCGCAAACTTTTCAACGTCACATAAACGACGTCATACAAGGCCTCGACTTCGTTTTTGCATACATTGACGACATTCTGATCGCTTCAGAATCCGAGGCGCAGCACGAAACGCACCTCCGCACGATCTTCGACCGCATTCGAAAAGCACATCTCACCGTAAACTTTGAGAAGTGCCATGCGGTAAAACACAACTCACAATCCTGGGTGAGTTTTTGCAAATCTCTGGAGAGGAAAACAACGTGGCTGATCTTCTGTCACGCATCGATACCATTAACTTCGACGAGATGGCACTGGAACAGGAAAACGATGC GCTCAAACAAGCAATTGTACTGCCACGTCACCAATAACAATACACGTCCGTCTGTGCCCAGATGCCTACGCCAAATCGTGGCCGAGGCCCTACATTCGCTGAGCCATCCGGGAGTTAAGGCAACGAACAAGTTGGTCGGCAAACACTACGTTTGGCCCCTCAAGGCAAAGGATGTCGCTAAAATCGTACGCTCTTGCATCCCGTGCCAGAAGGCCAAAATCCAACGTCACACCAAATCGCCACTAGGAGAGTACACCGCCAGCGACGCCCGTTTCGAACACATAAATATCGACATAGTCGGCCCGCTGCCTTCATCGAACGGATACCGATACTGCCTCACGTGTATCGATCGTTTCTCAAGATGGCCCGCAGCAATTCCTTTAGTAGACATCACAGCACAATCTTTAGCCAACGCACTGATATCGGGCTGGTTCGCTCAGTACG TCTTCGTCCGAGTGGATCGAATGAAAACCCCGTTGGCAGCAAACTACGAGGGTCCTTTTGAAGTGGtaaaaaaacacgacaaatATATTACACTCAAGGGCCACACAAAGGACAACAAGGTTTCCATCGATCGACTTAAACCAGCCTACATCTTCAAAGACGAAACGCCTCCAACACAGGAGCAGACGACAGCGCCAACTGCTCAGACACCCGAGAAAGTATCAAGATCAGGACGATGA